Proteins encoded in a region of the Fuerstiella sp. genome:
- a CDS encoding YebC/PmpR family DNA-binding transcriptional regulator — MKTAAQKSKLYAKYGTQLYVAAKNGVADPESNPALRNLIEKAKRDQVPGHVIDKAIEKAKGAGGEDFVSARYEGFGPGGCSVIVDCLTDNNHRTITDVRNCFNRTGSKLGPTGSVSHMFDHMAVLSFKGDNEDQVLEAMLDAEINVDDIESTNGRLTLFAPADEFYKTKTALLEAFPGTELDVQEVTFLPQATTNISETDQASFEKFIDLLNDCDDVQDVYHNAVLPE, encoded by the coding sequence ATGAAGACGGCTGCTCAGAAATCAAAACTCTATGCCAAGTACGGAACACAGTTGTATGTGGCTGCAAAGAACGGAGTGGCCGACCCCGAGTCGAATCCGGCTCTGCGAAACCTGATTGAGAAAGCCAAACGCGATCAGGTTCCCGGTCATGTTATTGACAAGGCGATTGAGAAGGCAAAAGGTGCCGGCGGAGAAGACTTTGTTTCTGCCCGCTACGAAGGGTTTGGCCCCGGGGGTTGTTCAGTCATTGTTGACTGCCTGACAGACAATAATCATCGAACCATCACGGATGTTCGCAACTGTTTCAATCGAACCGGTTCGAAGCTGGGTCCGACCGGTTCGGTTTCTCATATGTTTGATCACATGGCCGTTCTTTCCTTCAAAGGAGACAACGAGGACCAGGTACTTGAAGCGATGCTGGATGCCGAAATTAATGTCGACGATATCGAAAGCACTAATGGCCGGTTGACATTGTTTGCTCCGGCTGACGAATTTTACAAAACCAAGACTGCACTGCTTGAAGCGTTTCCCGGTACCGAACTGGATGTGCAGGAGGTCACATTCCTTCCTCAGGCAACTACGAACATAAGTGAAACGGACCAGGCTTCGTTCGAGAAATTTATTGATCTGTTAAACGACTGCGATGACGTACAGGACGTTTACCACAATGCCGTCCTGCCGGAATAG
- a CDS encoding acyl-CoA synthetase, whose product MNQLPFIERAIGHGRRTAICGGGASYTYQDICRQSELIAAAVLNGEDDLKESRVAFQMRPGAEYIAALWGIWRAGGIAVPLSLSATQEELVSTLSDSQSEVVVAEYGRESDVAAITQRQKIRLVTEEDIRNAGCVELPQVAPDRRAMMLYTSGTTSRPKGVVTTHLNIQAQIQSLIDAWHWNSEDRIPLFLPLHHIHGIINIVCCALWSGAKIEPFQRFDTETILRRVAEDAWSVFMAVPTIYVKLVSALESMSDADRTVITDGFRRMRLMVSGSAALPASVHTRWADLTGQKLLERYGMTEIGMALSNPYHGERRPGAVGQPLPGVGIRLQSETGELISDEDVSGEIQVRGANVFQEYWNRPDVTGESFTDGWFRTGDIAVLERGYYRIMGRNSVDIIKSGGYKLSALEIEASLLDHSSIAECAVVGIPDQTWGEVVAAAVVLRPGRNIEMTELRNWCKVRVSAYKVPRMLLIVKELPRNSLGKVKKPAVRILFES is encoded by the coding sequence ATGAATCAACTTCCCTTCATCGAACGCGCAATCGGACATGGTCGCAGGACTGCGATTTGTGGGGGGGGCGCCTCGTACACATATCAGGATATCTGCAGGCAGTCGGAATTAATTGCTGCTGCAGTGCTTAACGGTGAGGATGATCTGAAGGAATCTCGCGTCGCATTTCAAATGCGGCCGGGTGCAGAGTACATCGCTGCTCTGTGGGGAATTTGGAGGGCAGGAGGTATTGCGGTCCCTCTAAGCCTGTCTGCCACGCAAGAGGAATTGGTATCCACCCTGAGTGATTCGCAGTCGGAGGTGGTTGTCGCAGAGTACGGCCGCGAGTCTGATGTTGCAGCAATCACTCAACGGCAGAAAATAAGGCTGGTTACTGAAGAAGACATTAGGAATGCCGGGTGCGTCGAATTGCCGCAGGTTGCCCCCGATCGTCGTGCTATGATGCTGTATACCAGCGGTACGACCAGTCGTCCAAAAGGTGTCGTCACCACACACCTCAACATTCAGGCTCAGATTCAGTCGCTGATCGATGCGTGGCACTGGAATTCTGAGGATCGGATTCCTTTGTTTCTGCCTTTGCACCACATTCACGGAATTATCAACATTGTGTGCTGTGCGCTGTGGTCCGGAGCAAAAATCGAACCGTTCCAGCGTTTTGACACAGAGACCATCCTGCGCCGAGTTGCAGAAGATGCATGGTCGGTCTTCATGGCCGTGCCCACGATTTATGTGAAACTCGTTTCTGCACTGGAGTCGATGAGTGATGCCGACCGGACGGTCATTACAGACGGATTCAGACGTATGCGGCTGATGGTTTCCGGATCCGCGGCCCTCCCGGCCAGCGTCCATACACGATGGGCCGACCTGACAGGACAGAAGCTGCTGGAACGCTACGGCATGACGGAAATCGGCATGGCGCTGTCAAATCCGTATCATGGCGAACGTCGTCCCGGAGCAGTCGGTCAGCCGCTGCCAGGAGTTGGTATTCGCCTTCAATCTGAAACAGGTGAACTGATTTCTGATGAGGATGTATCCGGAGAGATTCAGGTTCGCGGGGCAAATGTCTTTCAGGAATACTGGAATCGCCCGGATGTTACCGGGGAGTCGTTCACTGACGGTTGGTTCCGCACGGGAGACATTGCCGTGCTGGAACGCGGTTACTATCGCATCATGGGGCGCAACAGTGTCGACATCATCAAAAGTGGCGGCTACAAGCTGTCGGCTCTCGAAATTGAAGCTTCACTGCTCGATCATTCTTCGATTGCGGAATGCGCTGTGGTGGGAATTCCGGATCAGACATGGGGAGAAGTTGTTGCCGCGGCGGTGGTGCTTCGGCCAGGACGGAACATTGAGATGACCGAATTGCGGAACTGGTGCAAAGTCCGTGTTTCTGCGTACAAGGTTCCACGAATGCTGCTGATCGTGAAGGAACTGCCTCGTAATTCGCTTGGTAAGGTGAAGAAACCCGCTGTTCGGATACTGTTTGAGTCCTGA
- a CDS encoding serine/threonine protein kinase, producing the protein MTGRELLAVTDWTGAVTTSNEVSSDGEGKRITESATGSKITAMPEEMEVTVPPRKDFHSSPDVSRTHTAQPAIPNRFDGYEIIEEIARGGMGVVYRAYQKSLDRVIAIKTVLAGNHASEDIIRLFRTEARAAAKLNHPGIVPVYDVGECHGYHYFSMPVIDGVSLSDRVARGPLDPDEAARLLQVVAETIQFAHEHRVIHRDLKPGNILIDPHDQPLITDFGIARRIDDQQTPDDVDTLMGTAEYMPPEQALGEPTGPLSDVYSLGATLYCLLTGRPPFQSHNTLDTLLAVIQRDPVPPRRLNERIPRDLALICLKCMQKRPEDRYQSARAVAEEFTRFLEGEPVLVHPVGNVGTFVRWMRREPRSAAISAGLVVCFTAALGISVYYNYQLEMQKVVAEEAKETAELAQAGAELSEARARRWKTMAESLLRSSATEESRIVQALQYSTLGEVCLSATRLLRETRVGPATGALETFRTARRKLPKKQQTRLSGLLDQIELSRHRANTDPEATQTAVRQLIEKIRQLWLTATDDSPRTTQLVRSVLYSQTSDLVNTVATADDRSEVNRKLESLQDLIKAELFVVATDEVYLRAINLLVELDAWVWGPPSESLRVCAESLRQSLKTK; encoded by the coding sequence ATGACTGGCAGGGAACTTTTGGCGGTCACCGACTGGACAGGTGCTGTGACAACATCGAATGAAGTCAGTAGCGATGGTGAAGGAAAACGAATCACGGAATCTGCTACAGGCAGCAAAATAACAGCAATGCCGGAGGAAATGGAAGTCACCGTTCCCCCGCGCAAAGACTTCCATTCCTCACCAGACGTTAGCCGGACACATACAGCTCAACCGGCGATACCGAACCGGTTTGATGGCTACGAGATTATCGAGGAAATTGCGCGAGGTGGCATGGGAGTTGTCTATCGTGCCTATCAAAAGAGCCTCGATCGCGTGATAGCGATCAAAACGGTTCTGGCGGGGAACCATGCCTCAGAAGACATCATTCGCCTGTTTCGGACAGAGGCCAGGGCGGCCGCAAAGTTGAATCATCCGGGAATCGTACCGGTGTATGATGTCGGCGAATGTCATGGTTATCACTACTTCTCCATGCCTGTTATTGATGGCGTAAGCCTGAGTGATCGTGTTGCTCGCGGACCACTTGATCCCGATGAAGCGGCCCGCCTTCTTCAGGTAGTTGCTGAAACGATTCAGTTTGCACACGAACACAGGGTGATCCATCGCGACCTGAAGCCCGGCAATATCCTGATTGATCCTCATGACCAGCCGTTGATCACGGATTTTGGTATTGCCAGAAGAATTGACGACCAACAAACACCTGATGACGTGGATACATTGATGGGGACCGCGGAATACATGCCCCCGGAACAGGCATTGGGTGAACCAACCGGACCACTCTCCGATGTGTATTCACTGGGGGCAACCCTGTATTGTCTGCTGACCGGACGCCCCCCGTTTCAGTCACACAACACACTCGACACACTTCTGGCTGTCATTCAACGTGATCCAGTTCCACCCCGTCGGCTCAACGAACGCATCCCTCGTGATCTCGCACTGATCTGCCTGAAGTGCATGCAGAAACGACCTGAGGATCGTTACCAGTCCGCTCGGGCAGTTGCGGAGGAGTTCACTCGTTTTCTTGAGGGTGAACCGGTACTCGTTCATCCGGTCGGTAATGTTGGAACATTTGTTCGCTGGATGCGGCGCGAACCTCGCAGTGCCGCGATTTCTGCGGGACTCGTGGTCTGTTTTACAGCAGCACTTGGGATCAGTGTCTACTATAACTATCAACTTGAAATGCAAAAAGTCGTCGCCGAAGAAGCAAAGGAAACCGCGGAACTGGCTCAGGCAGGAGCAGAACTCTCGGAAGCCCGTGCACGTCGCTGGAAGACAATGGCTGAATCTTTGCTTCGAAGTTCAGCGACCGAGGAAAGTCGGATTGTCCAGGCACTCCAGTACTCAACTCTCGGTGAGGTCTGCTTGTCAGCAACCAGACTGCTGCGGGAAACACGTGTGGGTCCTGCAACCGGTGCGCTGGAAACTTTCCGAACGGCCAGACGTAAGCTCCCAAAGAAGCAGCAGACGAGACTCAGCGGACTGCTCGACCAGATTGAACTTAGCAGACACAGAGCCAACACAGATCCGGAAGCAACACAAACGGCGGTGCGTCAGCTGATCGAAAAAATTCGACAGTTGTGGCTGACTGCAACAGATGACTCACCTCGGACGACACAACTGGTTCGTTCGGTTCTGTACTCTCAGACCTCCGATCTTGTTAACACGGTTGCAACCGCCGACGACCGCAGCGAAGTAAATCGGAAACTTGAGTCGTTACAGGATCTTATTAAGGCTGAATTATTTGTCGTCGCAACAGACGAAGTGTATCTGAGGGCGATCAACCTGCTGGTGGAACTCGATGCGTGGGTATGGGGACCACCTTCCGAATCTCTAAGAGTGTGTGCCGAATCGCTGAGGCAGTCCCTTAAGACAAAATGA
- a CDS encoding DUF1501 domain-containing protein: MKALDEFKLTMNRRHLFNRTTGNLGMAALAGLMEDEVRAERIPGRSPNGGLSGLPHSSPRAKRVIFLFQSGAPSQIDLFDYKPKLTELHGAELPDSVRQGQRVTEMTQKQKSFPCASSIFRFRQHGECGAWLSEVLPHTGSIADDVAIIRSINTEAINHDPAITFINTGTQQLGKPSMGSWLSYGLGSESRELPAYIVLISQGTGLAGGQPLFSRLWSSGFLPSSHQGVRFRSGNDPVLYLSDPPGLDRKSRRAMLDGLARLNELKADSFGDPETRTRIAQYEMAFRMQSSVPELMNLTDEPESVFDLYGPSSRTPGTYAANCLLARRLAERGVRFVQLFHRGWDQHGNLPSQIRGQCRDVDQASAALIKDLKQRGLLDETLVVWGGEFGRTVYAQGKLTRENYGRDHHGRCFSIWMAGGGIQGGVQHGRTDDFCYNVVEDSVHIRDLNATILDCLGIDHEKLTFRFQGLDQRLTGVEPANVVQKVLG, translated from the coding sequence ATGAAGGCCCTCGATGAATTCAAATTGACAATGAACCGTCGACACCTTTTCAATCGAACGACGGGGAATCTGGGAATGGCCGCCCTGGCCGGTTTGATGGAAGATGAAGTCCGGGCTGAACGAATTCCGGGACGCAGTCCGAATGGAGGCCTTTCTGGGTTGCCACATAGTTCACCCAGGGCGAAACGCGTCATTTTCCTGTTTCAGTCAGGTGCGCCGTCACAGATCGATCTGTTCGATTACAAACCAAAATTGACAGAGTTGCACGGGGCGGAGTTGCCCGATTCTGTGAGGCAGGGCCAGCGAGTCACGGAAATGACTCAGAAACAGAAAAGTTTTCCATGCGCGTCATCGATCTTTCGATTCCGACAGCACGGTGAATGCGGTGCGTGGCTCAGTGAGGTCCTGCCTCATACCGGCTCGATCGCAGATGATGTTGCGATCATTCGGTCGATCAACACGGAGGCCATCAATCATGATCCGGCAATTACGTTCATCAATACCGGCACACAGCAGCTTGGCAAACCCAGTATGGGCTCGTGGCTTAGCTATGGTCTGGGCAGCGAGAGTCGCGAGCTGCCTGCTTATATTGTTTTAATTTCGCAGGGGACGGGGCTGGCCGGCGGTCAGCCCTTGTTTTCACGTTTGTGGAGTAGTGGTTTTCTACCGTCCAGTCATCAAGGGGTGCGATTCCGCAGTGGTAACGACCCTGTTTTGTATCTTTCCGATCCTCCGGGTCTTGACCGGAAAAGTCGTCGGGCGATGCTGGATGGCTTGGCGCGACTGAATGAACTCAAAGCGGATTCGTTCGGTGATCCGGAGACCCGTACCCGGATTGCACAATATGAAATGGCGTTTCGGATGCAGTCATCAGTGCCGGAATTGATGAATCTGACGGACGAACCGGAGAGTGTGTTTGATTTGTACGGTCCGAGTTCACGCACTCCAGGAACCTATGCTGCAAATTGTCTGCTCGCACGAAGACTGGCCGAACGGGGTGTTCGATTTGTCCAGCTGTTTCATCGGGGCTGGGACCAGCACGGCAACCTGCCCAGTCAGATTCGAGGTCAATGTCGTGATGTCGATCAGGCGTCGGCAGCACTGATCAAAGACCTCAAACAGCGAGGATTACTGGACGAAACACTCGTGGTTTGGGGCGGCGAGTTTGGTCGAACTGTTTACGCTCAGGGAAAACTGACTCGTGAAAATTATGGTCGTGATCACCATGGCCGCTGTTTTAGTATCTGGATGGCGGGCGGAGGAATTCAGGGCGGGGTTCAGCACGGTCGGACCGACGACTTCTGTTACAACGTCGTCGAAGATTCCGTCCATATTCGGGATTTGAATGCAACGATTCTTGACTGCCTGGGCATCGATCATGAAAAGCTGACATTCAGGTTCCAGGGCCTCGACCAGCGACTGACCGGTGTGGAACCCGCAAATGTTGTACAGAAAGTCCTTGGCTGA
- a CDS encoding DUF1549 domain-containing protein, which translates to MTHRCFRSLLLCEAALSAVVVLQFSCSCTAEDPVVSDTETTQGFRKNVLPILKENCFECHSHDTKQARGGLVLDSRSGWVKGGESGPAIVPGRPDESLLIQAVRYEHLEMPPTGKLPDRLIHQLERWVADGAPDPRTATLVMSDKGIDIEAGRRHWAFRPVRETALPEVLSEFWPYSDVDRYLLAKLEESRLSPVQDADRYTWLRRVSFDLTGLPPTIEQIREFEVDSSLPAREAIVDRLLDSRAFGERWARHWLDLVGYADQIGTSNNIFAEHAWRYRDYVIDAFNNDKPFDQFIREQIAGDLDCHENIEEQVASQVATGFLVLGDMDVVEADKEKMLVDIIDEQLNKVGKAFLGLTLECARCHDHKFDPVSQRDYYAMAGFFYGTSSVYKTDRGVWSDLNVSELPETDAQRSRREQRAGKHQEQLAQWQQEREQIQDRRAELDELVKKTQLAETERQKLEEQRDVAGKKIGILNKKIMHGEFFAPVVPRTYAVRDGEDPKDMRITIRGNPRALGDLVPRGFLSVVSDKPPAITQGQSGRRQLAVWVSSSKNPLTARVAVNRIWQKLFGEGLVRSVDYFGLPGDRPSHPELLDHLALGFIRNGWSQKKLIRHLVLSRAYGMDSAHDSVCYSVDPDNRLLWRMNRFRLDAEALRDAMIAATGRLIPSGGGPAMPLEYPDNVGGLSPTDVNPPHFRLAKWRPDQEFRRTIYLPVIRSAAQPGPATLRNVFDFAQPSEFTGRRTVTAVPTQALFLMNSPVVKKHAAALAERINEQDDEFGRLQLLWLTLLNRPITEPEQRESQGFLEAAGEAALVELCHALLASNEFLMRL; encoded by the coding sequence ATGACACACCGCTGTTTCAGGAGTCTGTTGTTGTGCGAGGCTGCACTGTCTGCCGTCGTTGTCCTGCAGTTCAGCTGTTCTTGCACAGCCGAGGATCCTGTTGTATCAGACACTGAGACCACACAGGGGTTTCGCAAAAACGTCCTGCCGATTCTGAAAGAGAACTGTTTTGAGTGTCACAGTCATGACACGAAGCAGGCGCGCGGCGGACTGGTGCTTGATTCCCGCAGTGGCTGGGTCAAAGGTGGTGAGTCGGGTCCGGCGATCGTCCCTGGTCGCCCGGATGAGAGTCTGCTGATCCAGGCCGTTCGGTACGAACACCTCGAGATGCCGCCCACCGGAAAATTGCCCGACAGACTGATTCATCAGCTTGAACGCTGGGTGGCGGACGGAGCCCCTGATCCTCGTACTGCCACCTTGGTAATGAGTGATAAAGGTATCGATATCGAAGCCGGTCGCCGGCACTGGGCGTTTCGTCCGGTGCGGGAGACAGCGTTGCCGGAAGTTCTCAGTGAATTCTGGCCGTACAGCGATGTTGATCGCTACCTGTTGGCGAAGCTTGAGGAATCTCGTCTGTCTCCGGTCCAGGATGCTGATCGTTACACGTGGCTGCGGCGAGTCAGTTTTGATCTGACGGGTCTGCCTCCAACAATTGAGCAGATCCGTGAATTCGAAGTCGATTCGTCTCTCCCGGCGCGTGAGGCGATTGTTGACAGATTGCTAGATTCCCGTGCGTTTGGCGAACGATGGGCGCGCCACTGGCTGGATCTGGTCGGCTACGCAGACCAGATCGGCACATCCAACAATATCTTTGCAGAACACGCCTGGCGATATCGTGACTACGTGATCGATGCGTTTAATAATGACAAACCATTCGATCAGTTCATCCGTGAACAGATTGCCGGCGACCTTGACTGTCATGAAAACATCGAGGAGCAGGTGGCCAGCCAGGTGGCCACGGGATTTCTGGTACTGGGTGACATGGATGTCGTCGAAGCGGACAAGGAAAAGATGCTGGTTGATATCATCGATGAGCAGCTTAACAAAGTCGGTAAGGCCTTCCTTGGCCTGACCCTGGAATGTGCACGATGTCACGATCACAAATTCGATCCGGTTTCGCAGCGTGACTACTATGCCATGGCTGGTTTCTTTTACGGAACCTCTTCTGTCTATAAAACGGATCGCGGAGTCTGGAGTGACCTGAATGTTTCCGAACTGCCGGAAACAGATGCTCAGCGGTCCAGACGCGAACAGCGGGCCGGAAAACATCAGGAACAACTTGCACAGTGGCAACAGGAACGTGAACAGATCCAGGATCGCAGAGCGGAACTGGATGAACTGGTGAAGAAGACGCAGCTTGCCGAAACCGAACGCCAAAAGCTGGAAGAGCAGCGGGACGTGGCAGGAAAAAAAATCGGAATCCTGAACAAAAAGATCATGCACGGCGAATTTTTCGCACCGGTGGTACCACGAACATACGCGGTTCGGGATGGCGAAGATCCGAAGGACATGAGAATCACGATTCGGGGCAATCCCCGTGCACTGGGAGATCTGGTACCTCGAGGGTTCCTGAGTGTGGTATCAGACAAGCCACCTGCGATAACCCAAGGTCAAAGTGGTCGGCGGCAATTGGCGGTGTGGGTCAGCAGTAGTAAGAATCCTTTGACAGCTCGTGTTGCTGTGAATCGGATCTGGCAGAAACTGTTCGGGGAAGGACTCGTGCGTTCCGTGGACTATTTCGGCCTCCCCGGAGACAGACCGTCTCATCCGGAATTACTTGATCATCTGGCACTCGGATTCATTCGTAATGGATGGTCTCAAAAGAAGTTGATTCGTCACCTGGTGCTGAGTCGAGCTTACGGAATGGACAGCGCACACGACAGCGTTTGCTATTCTGTTGATCCGGATAACCGATTACTGTGGAGGATGAATCGATTCCGACTGGACGCTGAAGCTCTGCGTGATGCCATGATTGCGGCAACAGGCCGACTGATTCCTTCCGGTGGCGGCCCGGCGATGCCGCTGGAATATCCTGATAACGTTGGGGGACTTAGTCCCACAGATGTGAATCCTCCTCACTTCAGGCTCGCCAAATGGCGGCCTGATCAGGAATTTCGGCGTACCATTTATCTTCCAGTCATTCGGTCGGCAGCACAACCTGGTCCGGCAACACTGAGAAATGTGTTTGATTTTGCCCAGCCTTCAGAGTTCACGGGGCGGCGGACTGTTACGGCTGTCCCGACTCAGGCGCTGTTTTTAATGAACAGTCCCGTGGTCAAAAAACACGCAGCGGCACTTGCGGAACGCATCAATGAGCAGGACGATGAGTTCGGCCGACTTCAACTGCTCTGGCTGACACTGCTGAACCGTCCGATCACAGAACCGGAACAGCGGGAGAGCCAGGGGTTTCTTGAGGCAGCCGGAGAAGCGGCATTGGTTGAATTGTGTCACGCACTATTGGCCAGCAACGAATTTTTGATGAGGCTTTGA
- a CDS encoding DUF1501 domain-containing protein has product MSQFSRQRFLQTAACGFGGMALRGLLSQSAHAANPLAVRAPHVSPQAKRMIFVFLSGGPSQGDLFAPKAEITKRHGAAIESPVGDDGQVRVGVDQFLPMAPVSPVRPRGQSGMMMSDLLPSLAGVADELCLLRAMVADNKAHAAAALQFHTGHVAEARPSMGAWLSYGLGTENQSLPGFITIHPPQDGRVHGAGFLPAIHQGTPLRVPHSDGDAVIDNLRDPDAGPSVQRRRLDFLQRANRRLLARVKMDSQMEGIIESFELAFRMQAETPELVDLSDASKETQNMYGIDESASDVNGRACLMARRLSEAGVRYVQVTIGGWDHHSNMRKNLTNSCAGADKPIAGLIQDLKQRGLLDDTLVMVSGEFGRTYWSQDLTGTNPLEAHGREHQQESFCTLLAGAGVKSGFVYGETDDFGYKPIRGRVHLHDLHATLQYLLGIDHERLTYPHVGRNFRLTDVYGRVVHEILA; this is encoded by the coding sequence ATGTCACAGTTTTCCCGGCAACGATTTTTGCAAACTGCGGCGTGTGGCTTTGGCGGAATGGCACTCCGCGGGCTGCTGAGTCAGTCGGCGCATGCGGCAAATCCGCTCGCGGTCCGTGCGCCGCACGTTTCTCCGCAGGCCAAGCGAATGATTTTTGTCTTTCTGTCCGGGGGGCCCTCGCAGGGAGACCTTTTTGCTCCAAAGGCAGAAATCACAAAAAGGCACGGTGCTGCGATTGAGTCACCCGTGGGCGACGATGGGCAGGTTCGAGTGGGCGTCGATCAGTTTCTCCCCATGGCCCCCGTATCTCCGGTGCGTCCACGTGGACAGTCGGGAATGATGATGTCGGATTTGTTACCGTCTCTGGCGGGTGTCGCTGATGAATTATGTCTGTTGCGGGCGATGGTTGCGGATAACAAAGCTCACGCTGCGGCAGCTCTGCAGTTCCACACGGGGCACGTTGCCGAAGCACGCCCCTCGATGGGTGCCTGGCTGAGTTACGGGCTCGGAACTGAAAATCAAAGTTTGCCGGGTTTTATCACCATTCATCCTCCGCAAGACGGACGGGTTCACGGTGCAGGATTCCTTCCGGCGATTCATCAGGGAACGCCGCTTCGCGTACCACACAGCGACGGCGACGCCGTGATTGATAATCTTCGCGATCCCGATGCCGGCCCGTCTGTACAGCGTCGCCGTCTCGATTTTCTCCAGCGGGCCAATCGACGTCTGTTGGCCCGCGTTAAAATGGACTCACAGATGGAAGGAATCATTGAGTCGTTCGAACTGGCTTTCCGCATGCAGGCAGAAACACCGGAGCTTGTTGATCTTTCTGATGCATCCAAAGAAACTCAGAACATGTACGGCATTGACGAAAGCGCGAGCGACGTGAATGGCCGGGCCTGTCTGATGGCTCGTCGGCTGAGTGAGGCGGGTGTTCGATATGTCCAGGTAACGATTGGTGGCTGGGATCACCACAGCAATATGCGTAAAAACCTGACAAACTCCTGTGCAGGTGCTGACAAACCGATTGCCGGGTTGATTCAGGATCTGAAACAGCGCGGGCTGCTGGACGATACATTGGTGATGGTGTCCGGTGAATTTGGACGTACGTACTGGAGCCAGGACCTTACCGGCACCAATCCACTGGAGGCTCACGGCAGAGAGCATCAGCAGGAGAGCTTCTGCACACTACTGGCAGGTGCAGGTGTCAAATCAGGTTTTGTGTACGGCGAAACTGATGACTTCGGTTACAAACCGATCCGGGGTCGTGTGCATCTGCATGACCTGCACGCCACACTCCAGTACTTACTGGGAATCGACCACGAACGGCTGACCTACCCGCACGTCGGACGGAATTTCCGGCTAACCGATGTGTACGGCCGAGTGGTGCATGAGATCCTGGCGTAG
- a CDS encoding SDR family oxidoreductase, with protein MNDLELQNRTALVTGGSRGIGRSCCLQLAAAGAKVAVNFISNEAAARGVVDQIESAGGQAISCRADVSSPEQVQMMIGQVEKQLGPVELLVNNAGVFDFVPHDQTPQKVWQRMLDVNLTGCYLTIWAVKEAMIERGFGRIVNISSIAGLAPRPMSIAYSVSKAGVVALTKSLGVALAGDNVRINAVAPGLIDTEILADVDQAALDDLIETTPMKRIGKSDEIADLVLYLLSERSSFMTGQTLVASGGRVTLP; from the coding sequence ATGAATGATTTAGAATTACAGAATCGTACGGCACTGGTCACCGGCGGTTCCCGAGGCATTGGACGTTCCTGCTGTTTGCAGCTGGCTGCCGCCGGCGCGAAAGTGGCAGTGAACTTCATTTCGAATGAGGCCGCCGCCCGGGGGGTCGTAGATCAGATTGAATCAGCCGGCGGCCAGGCAATCTCCTGCAGGGCCGATGTTTCCTCACCTGAACAGGTCCAAATGATGATCGGACAGGTCGAAAAACAACTCGGTCCTGTCGAACTTCTCGTAAACAACGCAGGCGTGTTCGACTTTGTTCCACATGACCAGACTCCTCAGAAAGTCTGGCAGCGGATGCTCGACGTGAACCTGACGGGATGTTACCTGACCATCTGGGCGGTCAAAGAGGCCATGATTGAGCGAGGATTTGGGCGCATTGTCAACATTTCCTCAATTGCCGGTTTAGCCCCTCGGCCAATGTCAATCGCTTATTCCGTCAGCAAAGCAGGCGTGGTTGCCCTGACAAAGAGTCTCGGAGTCGCTCTTGCCGGAGACAACGTCCGGATCAACGCCGTCGCCCCCGGACTCATCGATACCGAAATCCTGGCCGATGTCGATCAGGCCGCTCTGGACGACCTGATCGAAACCACTCCGATGAAACGCATTGGAAAATCCGATGAAATTGCTGACCTGGTTCTGTACCTGCTGTCAGAGCGTTCCAGTTTTATGACCGGCCAGACCCTGGTGGCCAGTGGTGGACGTGTGACGCTGCCATAG